In Hemicordylus capensis ecotype Gifberg chromosome 3, rHemCap1.1.pri, whole genome shotgun sequence, one DNA window encodes the following:
- the CRYAA gene encoding alpha-crystallin A chain, translated as MDITIQHPWFKRALGSLFPSRLFDQFFGEGLFEYDLLPLFSSTISPYYRQSLFRSVLESGISEVRSDRDKFTIFLDVKHFSPEDLSVKVIDDFVEIHGKHNERQDDHGYISREFHRRYRLPSNVDQSIITCSLSADGMLTFSAPKVQSNTDPSHSERPIPVSREEKPTLAPSS; from the exons ATGGATATTACCATTCAACACCCCTGGTTCAAACGAGCTCTTGGGTCCTTATTTCCAAGCCGTTTGTTCGACCAGTTTTTCGGAGAAGGTCTTTTTGAGTACGATCTCCTGCCTTTGTTTTCTTCTACTATCAGCCCTTACTACAGGCAATCTCTGTTCCGCAGTGTTCTGGAGTCAGGTATTTCTGAG GTAAGATCTGACCGGGACAAGTTTACAATCTTTTTGGATGTAAAACATTTCTCCCCTGAAGATTTGAGTGTGAAGGTCATTGATGACTTTGTGGAAATCCATGGCAAACACAATGAGAGACAG GATGACCATGGGTATATTTCCCGTGAATTCCACCGTAGGTACCGCCTCCCTTCCAATGTGGACCAGTCAATCATCACCTGCTCTCTGTCCGCTGATGGCATGCTGACCTTCTCTGCTCCCAAGGTCCAGTCCAACACggaccccagccacagtgagagACCCATTCCTGTATCCCGTGAAGAGAAGCCAACCTTGGCTCCTTCTTCTTAG